TGTATCGCGAGTTATTTTACTTCCTGGCTTGGCGGGATATCTTGGTACGTTACAAACAAACAGTTATTGGCATTGCTTGGGCGCTGATTCGACCATTTTTAACAATGGTTGTCTTTACTGTGGTATTCGGTCAAATAGCGAAATTACCTTCTGAAGGGAATGCCCCGTACCCAATTTTGGTATTTTCAGCAATGTTACCTTGGCAGTTCTTTGCTACTGCACTTTCAGAATGCAGCAACAGCTTACTCACCAACTCCAATTTGATTTCTAAGGTTTACTTTCCTCGCTTAATTGTGCCTGCTAGTGCGGTAATTGTTAGCTTTGTGGATTTCCTGGTTTCAGGAATGATTTTGCTAGGACTGATGGCTTGGTACAATTTTGTCCCAACTTGGCGTATCCTGACTTTACCAGTATTTATATTGATTGCTTTTGCTGCCTCAATGGGTGCAGGTCTGTGGTTAGCAGCATTAAATGTAAAATATCGCGATTTTCGTTATGTAATTCCGTTTATTATTCAGTTGGGTTTATATATATCACCCGTAGGTTATAGTAGTAGCCGTATTAATGAACAGTGGCGTTTACTCTACTCTATAAACCCAATGGTAGGAGTAATTGACGGCTTCCGTTGGGCAATTTTAGGCGGTGAATCTAGGCTATACTTGCCAGGATTTACGCTTTCGCTGTTGTTAGTCGCCTTGTCATGTGTTATGGGAATTTGGTATTTCCGTAAGACGGAACGCACATTTGCCGATGTGATTTGAAGTGATAATTCATGTCTGAAACAATCATCCACGTCGAAAACCTGGGAAAGAGATACATCATTGGTCATCAGCAGCAAGAAAAGTACACTGCGCTGCGAGATGTCATAGTTAATCAAACTAAGTCTTTAGGGCGCAAACTCCTAAAGCCTATGGGAAAAAAAACGCCCAACCCAGCCTTTGAGGAATTCTGGGCGCTGAATGATGTATCTTTTGAAGTAAGTAGAGGCGATCGCGTTGGTATAATCGGTCGTAATGGTGCTGGAAAATCAACACTATTAAAAATTTTAAGTCGCATTACTGAACCTACAAAAGGTCGCATTGGTATCAAAGGACGAGTAGCTAGTTTATTAGAAGTAGGAACAGGTTTTCATCCCGAATTAACTGGAAGAGAAAATATTTTTCTCAACGGTGCAATTTTAGGCATGAGTAATATTGAAATCAAAAAGAAGTTTGATGAAATTGTCGCATTTGCGGAAGTTGAAAAATTTTTAGATACTCCCGTTAAGCGTTATTCATCAGGGATGTATGTGCGGTTAGCTTTCGCTGTTGCTGCCCATTTAGAACCAGAAATTTTAATTGTCGATGAAGTTTTAGCCGTAGGAGATGCCCAATTTCAGAAAAAGTGTTTGGGCAAAATGGAAGATGTGGGAAAAGATGGCAAAACAGTGCTATTTGTCAGCCACAATATGGGTACAATTCAGCAACTGTGTAATAAAGGTATCTTACTAGAACAAGGTAAAACTAAGTCAATTGGATCAGTTAGAGAAGTAGTAGATGAGTACCTAAAAAGTAGCACCAAAGGCGTACAAAAAAATGTCATGCGCCAAGGTAACGGTAAAATAAGATTTGATGATTTTGGAGTTACAGATCAAGAGGGAAATGAAACAACTGACTTTTTAATGGGAGACACTATTTGTGTTTATTTTTCCTTAATTTTTTATGAATTAGTTAAATTGCCAGTAGTTTCTCTTGAAATTAAAAATTCCTTGAATGAATCTTTTGCTCATCTAGTAAATATTGATGATGATTTCGATATCCAAACACCTGAATTAAATCAAAAAGTATCTTTTAAAGTTGATATACCACAAGTATTTTTTACTCCTTCAACCTATCACATAACACTTTGGGTAGGTGAAAATATGGGTATAGCTTGCGATGCTTTAGTTGATTGTATATCTATAGAAATTCTGCAAGGAAGTAAAATTAAAAGATTACATCCCTACCCTAGCCATGTTAAAGTATTTTTAAATTCCAAATGGCAAGAAATAGCTGGCTAAAAAATTAATATATTTATGTCTAGTCCTACAATTATTTGCCTAACTCCTGTCAAAAATGAAGCATGGATACTAGATCGGTTTTTAAAATGTACCAGCCTTTGGGCAGATTACATTATAGTTGCCGATCAAAATTCAACCGATAACTCTAGAGAAATTGCCCAAAAATATCCTAAAGTTACTTTAATTGAAAACCCTTCAGCTACTTATAATG
This DNA window, taken from Oculatellaceae cyanobacterium, encodes the following:
- a CDS encoding ABC transporter ATP-binding protein, with the translated sequence MSETIIHVENLGKRYIIGHQQQEKYTALRDVIVNQTKSLGRKLLKPMGKKTPNPAFEEFWALNDVSFEVSRGDRVGIIGRNGAGKSTLLKILSRITEPTKGRIGIKGRVASLLEVGTGFHPELTGRENIFLNGAILGMSNIEIKKKFDEIVAFAEVEKFLDTPVKRYSSGMYVRLAFAVAAHLEPEILIVDEVLAVGDAQFQKKCLGKMEDVGKDGKTVLFVSHNMGTIQQLCNKGILLEQGKTKSIGSVREVVDEYLKSSTKGVQKNVMRQGNGKIRFDDFGVTDQEGNETTDFLMGDTICVYFSLIFYELVKLPVVSLEIKNSLNESFAHLVNIDDDFDIQTPELNQKVSFKVDIPQVFFTPSTYHITLWVGENMGIACDALVDCISIEILQGSKIKRLHPYPSHVKVFLNSKWQEIAG
- a CDS encoding ABC transporter permease, translated to MTNGSQPELIIEAGRTERQYWKDLWLYRELFYFLAWRDILVRYKQTVIGIAWALIRPFLTMVVFTVVFGQIAKLPSEGNAPYPILVFSAMLPWQFFATALSECSNSLLTNSNLISKVYFPRLIVPASAVIVSFVDFLVSGMILLGLMAWYNFVPTWRILTLPVFILIAFAASMGAGLWLAALNVKYRDFRYVIPFIIQLGLYISPVGYSSSRINEQWRLLYSINPMVGVIDGFRWAILGGESRLYLPGFTLSLLLVALSCVMGIWYFRKTERTFADVI